GTACTGTACTTCCCTAGATCGGGACAAGAATGCCGTCTCAGGGGTCCCAAGGAGACGACGTAGGGGGGTCTAGACGCTCGTAATCATCGTCTGTTCGAAACACGCGCCCCAGAAGCAATTTGCGTTGGACAGCCGCTTATCCACGACCATTATGGAGAAAGGAAACAAATTCAGGGATGCGATGAGTTCACTTTGATATATGATGTGGTTCCAACGCCCTTTTCTTGGCCTTCCGTCTGCTGCTAACAACAAGCATCATATTCGATTCTGTATCTTCTTGGGCTGGACTCGGACACTCGTTAACAAACACGCCCTTCAACGTTCGCtcttgtttcttcttcctcgccaatCATCAACCCCTCGTCACGCACAAACAAGCGCTTCCAAGATGCAGCTCTCggccctcttcctcctcgcccccgCCCTCGTGGCCGCGACTCTCGACCCGGCCACCTCCAACACCAAGGGCAAATGCCCCTCGTCCTACGCCTGCAGCGCCACAAAGGTCTCCAAGgccatccaggccgccgagtGCTCCCACAACACGCGCACCGGCAAGACCCAGACCTTTGCCGTCTTCGAGACCGACCACCAGTACGACGGCAACAATGGCTACCCCTACGGCACCTGTTCCGCCTACACCTGCGACGCGCCCACCGAGATggtggccgacgaggactgCTGGACCTTTTTCTGGAGGTGAGTTGAGCGACTGCCACAGGCTTCTGGTCTTTATCATTTCGGTGTCTGGTGCTTTTTTCCCCTACGTTACAGAAGAATGAATGGGGAAAAAAACTAGAGGCTAaccgaggtcgtcgtcgtgtgtcagcggcaccggcgaggagagcggcgtcggcaccgGCTGCATCAAAGACCCCAACACGGGCGAATGCGGTTGCGAGAACTCTGACGGCACTTTCGTTCCCGGCAGCGACAGCTGTAAGTAAGGTAACGGCGTACTGATCCTGGGCAAGGCCACGAGTGGCATGTTGGGAGCgtccatcgccctcgtcctgcACGACGCCTGTGTTACAGCATGAATACAACCGAAATTGTTTATAAAtacgaagaagaaggagaaggggggggaaaagaagaaaatatCAAGTGATGTGTGATGTGGTCCTACACTGGAACAGAATAGCGGGAATACGACCTCGTTGCTCGTCCCCTTCGCTACATCAGGCTCAAAGTAAGGCCGATCATTTGGGAACAAGATCTTCTCTATGGATTTTTATTCGGCGCTAAAATCAATAAGCCAACTTGTTTGATTTATGCCGTTGTCTTTTAATGGGAGCAAATCAACATtttggtgatgttgatgtcgaggcTTATGAACAGCCAGTCTTAAATTTAAGAACCACTCCAGTTGACTGCTCTCAAAAGAGAACTTTGTTATATCTATTGCTTGCCCGAAGTAATTATATGGAGGAAGTTTTCAATTTTAGTTTTTTGTCATCGTTATCGGGCTACTTGTTTGGACTGGCAATGGGTTTGGCATCCGCGTTTTATAAGAAGCTTCCGCGGAAAGACTTGGCCGGATGACGATCAACTCCAGAAAGGGGGTTTACAGTTTAATACCAAAACCGCCACACTATGCACAAATTTATGTTCATGGTCTTTAACTCATTGAATTGGCTAGCAATCCAATTGTCAAGTAGAAGAGGTCGCCAATTGCGGCCACAGTCCACGCGTTGGCGTCCTGAATCGCAAGACCGCTCGCCGGCTGTAAGTTCTCAAAGCCAACTCAGCCAGTCCACGTTCCGCGCACATCATCAACTGCATTTGTCACCAAAAGTCGCAAGAAACTATAAGTCGTTCAGTAAGCATTTCAACTCCCCACCATTGCTAAGTCCCTCTGCGTGAAGACCCAAGACTTGTGGCTGTGACCCGTTGAGATATATTCGGGCTTGCTTGCGTACAGATTTTCATATGAGGCCATTCGTACCGATCGATGGGTGTGCTGTCTGTCTTTCAGCCCGCAAGGCTTACTCGGGAGCTGGTGGTCACTACGTTGCGCATAGGAACGTCGTATAAAACGCGGAGCTCTCTCGGTTGTCATCGCCGGAAAGTCTGCAGGCGGATTGCAAGCCAGTCGTGCAGAACAGTCACCAATTGGCAAGTGAAGCTATGCATATCGCACCGCCAGACTATTATAGACCTCGTTACCGCGAATGTAGCCCGGCTTGCTGCCCACACTTGCTGATTTACATCCGTTTTACTATATCCAGGCGATAAACTTCAACAAGCACCTTTTGGTTACATTGAAGACATCATCCACACACCATGACTGAGTGGCACGACCCGTCCTGCAGGCGTCTGAACAGCATCGCCAGTAGCGGCATCTCTAGCAGCCACAGATGTAACTTTGTCCAGATGGACAGTGGAACATCGCCCCCAAAGCCCATGGGCCCCGAAAACTATGCCATCTACCAGCCTCTGAAGTCCAAGACGCACATCCGACTATTCACCATGGAGCCCAGGGGCTTCGACGACACGATTCAGTGTCTCCTGTCCGTCAGCAGCACGACTATCATGATCGTCTACGACGCTTTCTCATATATGTGGGCGAGCGAGAACAGCGCTATGGAGTGGACGAGGAGTATCACGCTCTACTCACGGACGTTTCTCGTGACGGCGATTtagatggcggcgttgggaCGTGTCAGAAGCCAAAGGGCTGCGAAGGTTATCTAGGCCGACGCCATGTGTATGAACCAGGAGGGCATCGAGGAGAGGAACCACCCGGTGTGGCTGATGCCGCAGATCTACTCCCGGACGCATCGTGTCCTCGTCCACGTCGGAGGACCGGTCCAGGAAGAGGCACTCTTCCGATCCCTACAAGATACCTCTGATCTCGAGGTGCCCCGGCTACCGCTGCAGCCGGCGTTGAAGACACTGATCGAACGGCGGTGTTTCTCGCGGGCGTGAATTCTCCAAGAAGTTGCGTTGGCCAGGAGCGCAACGCTGATATGTAGAGGCTATTCCATACCATGCGTGGTTCAAGGCGTGAATTTACCGGCCAACAGCGTTGGGGTTTGTCTGTCATCGCAGACACGAATCAGATGCTGCCGACCATGCCTCGGTTGCCGCCAGTTCTGCACTTCCGGGTGCCAGCGTACCGTCACTCAAGCGACCTGCTTCGTCTCGCCGACTTGGCACTGCACAGCCATACGCCGTTTTCAAGAGACGAGGCCTTCGCCGTGTTCAGACTCATTTCCTGCGCCGAGAAGGATGGCACTGTGAAGGGCTATATAGATTGGGGTTGCCCGTGCTTGCTTAGGAGGGCTTTC
The DNA window shown above is from Colletotrichum destructivum chromosome 2, complete sequence and carries:
- a CDS encoding Putative heterokaryon incompatibility is translated as MTEWHDPSCRRLNSIASSGISSSHRCNFVQMDSGTSPPKPMGPENYAIYQPLKSKTHIRLFTMEPRGFDDTIQCLLSVSSTTIMIVYDAFSYMWASENSAMEWTRSITLYSRTFLADAMCMNQEGIEERNHPVWLMPQIYSRTHRVLVHVGGPVQEEALFRSLQDTSDLEVPRLPLQPALKTLIERRCFSRA